The proteins below are encoded in one region of Helianthus annuus cultivar XRQ/B chromosome 2, HanXRQr2.0-SUNRISE, whole genome shotgun sequence:
- the LOC110911906 gene encoding E3 ubiquitin-protein ligase RGLG2, which yields MGGKSSKRASSRYSSYGSTSNSRAYPQSSYQQPQYSQPPVNQPYASPSFQSYPNQAPALKKRLERKFSRIDDNYTNLEQVTDALARAGLESSNLIVGVDFTKSNEWTGARSFNRRCLHHIGNEMNPYEEAISIIGRTLASFDEDNLIPCFGFGDASTHDQEVFSFYPDDKFCDGFEDVLKRYRELVPQLRLAGPTSFAPVIEMAITIVEQSGGQYHVLLIIADGQVTRSVDTDRGQLSPQERKTVEAIVKASEYPLSIVLVGVGDGPWDMMKEFDDNIPARAFDNFQFVNFTEIMSKNTNSSRKETEFALAALMEIPSQYKATLELNILGATRGNAIDRVSLPPPCYNSASFGGSKQQSRSTSFQPTATSIPKRETSANTSGFYGISTSDKNLCPICITNQKDMAFGCGHQTCCGCGADLHLCPVCRSQIQTRIKLY from the exons ATGGGGGGCAAAAGTTCAAAGAGGGCTTCAAGTAGGTATTCATCATACGGGTCAACATCGAATTCGCGGGCCTACCCACAATCATCATATCAACAACCACAATATTCACAACCACCAGTGAACCAACCATATGCTTCTCCTTCTTTTCAAAGCTATCCTAATCAAGCTCCAGCACTTAAGAAACGGCTCGAGAGAAAGTTCTCGAGAATAGATGATAATTACACCAACTTAGAGCAG GTTACTGATGCTCTAGCACGTGCTGGTTTGGAGTCTTCGAATTTGATTGTTGGTGTAGATTTTACCAAGAGCAATGAGTGGACTG GCGCAAGATCGTTTAATCGAAGATGCTTGCATCACATTGGAAATGAAATGAATCCTTATGAAGAAGCAATATCTATAATTGGAAGAACTCTAGCTTCTTTTGATGAGGATAATTTAATTCCTTGTTTTGGTTTCGGAGACG CTTCAACTCATGATCAAGAAGTCTTTAGCTTCTACCCGGATGATAAATTTTGTGATGGATTTGAGGATGTTTTGAAACGTTATAGAGAACTGGTACCACAATTGCGGCTTGCAG GACCCACATCGTTCGCCCCTGTTATCGAAATGGCCATCACCATTGTGGAACAAAGTGGTGGTCAGTATCATGTCTTGTTGATCATTGCCGATGGGCAG GTCACAAGGAGTGTTGATACCGACCGTGGTCAACTAAGTCCACAAGAGCGGAAAACAGTTGAGGCGATTGTGAAGGCTAG TGAATATCCGTTGTCAATAGTATTAGTTGGGGTGGGAGATGGACCATGGGACATGATGAAGGAATTTGACGATAATATCCCTGCTCGAGCTTTCGACAATTTCCAG TTTGTTAATTTTACAGAGATTATGTCCAAGAACACAAATTCTTCTAGGAAGGAAACCGAGTTTGCTCTTGCAGCCTTGATGGAGATACCTTCACAATATAAGGCAACTCTAGAGCTCAACATATTAGG TGCTACTCGAGGGAATGCTATAGATCGGGTCTCTCTCCCCCCTCCATGCTACAATTCAGCATCTTTTGGTGGGTCCAAGCAGCAGTCACGCTCAACTAGTTTCCAACCAACCGCAACTTCTATCCCGAAAAGAGAAACATCGGCTAACACAAGTGGTTTTTATGGTATTTCAACATCGGATAAAAAT CTTTGTCCCATCTGCATAACCAACCAAAAGGATATGGCCTTCGGCTGCGGGCATCAG ACATGTTGCGGATGTGGGGCCGACCTTCATTTATGTCCTGTCTGTAGGAGTCAGATACAGACAAGGATCAAGCTCTATTAA